The Onychomys torridus chromosome 2, mOncTor1.1, whole genome shotgun sequence sequence aaaccctcttgctgtttgcatctgatccatgGTCTCGGtttgttccttgggtttggggtctctcttcAGGAAAGGTCCCCTGTGGGGAGCTTTCTTtcattggaggtcccaccgagattgagacccctccccaggaccaccgacccaccatcaggaggtaagccggccggcctcggtatttatgtttaagctcgagccgtcctgtgtccgttttgtctctgtgctgtctgtttctatgtttgagctctgttcctgcgcagcgtctggagggaccaggaaaggaggcgggcaaggtctgccgtgaggccgggccgcctgattgtagtgccgggagaggaggcaggcagacttgccgtgaggccgggccgcctgagtcccgcactagggtatctcccctagtgttctgtatcggggtgaggctgaaggggctgacgagcccggacttcgctcaccaaccctggaagacgttccacgggagtctgaagtcccctttggggcacggttttACACTCACGTATCCAAGGGATACGTGGTGTCTGTTGGAGAggagggatccggaccctcacagcactctccgtctgagtttctgctctcggtTTGGAGCCAGAGCCGCGCAGCGTATGTCAGTCTTGTTTGCGTTTGTCTGCCGTTTGTTATTTACTGTCTGAGCGCTCTCTTCCTAGAAACAGCTATGGGACAGACTGTCACCACACCCTTGAGCCTCACGCTTGGCCACTGGTCAGACATGAAAGCACGAGCCAGCAACGAGGGActtgtaattaagaaaaaaaaatggatcaccCTTTGCAAGGCTGACTGGGTCACAATGAATGTAGGATGGCCTCGCGAGGGAACTTTTAATCTCAGTCTAATTTTacaggtggagggaaaagtcttCGCTCCGGCCCCCCATGGCCACCCGGACCAGGTTCCATACATCGCTATCTGGAAACTCCTAGCGACCAACCCCCCCCCATGGGTTAAGCCGTTTCTCTTCCTGCCAGCGCCCCCGGCCTTCCCCCCCACAGCACCGCTGCCCCCTCTtgcccctcctacctcctccctttaccctattCTCCCACGAAAGGATCCCCCTAAGACCCCTGTCCTTCCTGCGGACTCCAATTCACCCCTTATTGACCTTTTGACAGAGGACCCACCGCCGTACCCGGGGAATCCAGCGCGGGAAGCGGCGGTTCACGGGCCCGCTGCGCCAGCCGcgccagcggcggcggcggcgggagtgCAGGGGGGAGTGCAGGCGGTTCACGGGCCCGCTGCGACAGCGGCGGCGGCAACGGCGGCGGCGGAAGTCCCCGAATATCCTTTACAGGGACAGCCCTCTCCAATTGCCGGTCGCCTACGAGGAAAGCGCGATGAACCAGCCAAAGTATCCAGGGCCTTTCCCCTCAGGGAAGGCCCCAGTCACCAGCTTCAGTACTGGCCGTTTtcggcctctgatctctacaaTTGGAAACAGCATAATCCTCCATTCTctaaggaccctgttgccttgactaacttgattgagtccattttagtgacccaccagcctacatgggaTGACTGTCAGCAGTTACTGCAAACCCTCCTgacagtggaggagaagcagcgagtCTTCTTGGAGACCCggaagcaggttcctggagatgatggaagacccacccaactgCCTAATGTTATtgatgcagcctttcccctcacccgcccgaactgggacttcatgaccccagaaggtagggagcacctacgtctctttcgccagttgctcttagcaggtctccggggggctgctaggcgccccaccaatttggctcaggttaGAAATGTGGTCCAGGGAAAGGATGAGACGCCGGCAGCATTCCTGGAAAGACTTAAAGAGGCCTATAGAATGTATACCCCATATGAtccggaagatccaggacaggcgccgagcgtcatcttgtctttcatctatcagtcaagtccagatataagggccaagttacagagactagagggattgAATTCGTTCAATTTGTCAGATTTattaaaagaagcagaaaaagcttttaataaaagagaaactcccgaagagcgggaggagagaatatggcagagacaggaagaaagagataagaaacGTCATAGGGAAATAACTAAAGTCCTGGCCGCTGTAgtgtctcagggacaggtcagGGAGGGAGTTAGAAAGGGAGATCAAAAAAGGATACCCCTTGACAAAGACCAATGCGCCTACTGCAAAgcgagaggacattgggctcgtgactgcccaaagaaacctCGAGGGCCTAAAAAAACTAAGACAGGAGCCACGAACCTCCTCAATCTGGAAgattagggaggtcaaggccaggagcccccccctgagcctaggataactctcaagatcggggggcagccagtgaccttcctggtggacaccggagctcaacattcagtcctgacccatACCGGAGGCTCCCTCAGTGACcgcacagctttggtccagggggccacagGTAGCAGGAGATATCGATGGACCACCGAAAGAAAGGTTCAGCTGGCATCTGGACAGGTAACCCACTCTTTTTTGCATATACCTGATTGCCCTCACCCATTATTGGGCCGAGACCTATTGACTAAACTCAAGGCTCAGATCTACTTTGATGACAAGGGGTCAACCGTTACGGGGCCCAAAGGGACCCCCCTACAAGTCCTAGCCCTAAGACTGGAAGAGGAATACCGCCTCTTTGAATCCGAGTCCTCTAAGGAGCCACCGGAAGGGATACAGGGCTGGTTGAGAGAATTTCCCTCAGCATGGGCCGAGACCGGCGGCTTGGGGCTGGCTCACGACCAACCCCCCCTTGTTATTCAATTAAAAGCCTCTGCCACTCATGTTTCAATCAAACAATATCCCATGCCCCGGGAAGCCCACGAGGGTATTAAGCCACACATCCAGAGGCTCCTGGACCAGGGGGTACTCGTGCCCTGTCGATCCCCTTGGAATACCCCCCTCCTGCCAGTAAAAAAACCCGGGACAGGGGATTACAGACCAGTTCAAGACCTGAGGGAGGTTAATAAACGGGTTGAGGATATACACCCCACAGTGCCAAACCCTTATAACCTCCTCAGCACTCTTCCACCAACCCATATTTGGTACACGGTATTGGACTTaaaggatgccttcttctgtttgaGATTGCATCCCCAGAGCCAGTTGCTATTCGCTTTTGAATGGAGAGACCCAGAAATGGGACTTTCAGGACAGTTGACTTGGACTCGGCTCCCCCAGGGGTTTAAGAACAGCCCGACCCTCTTTGATGAGGCCCTACATTCAGACTTGGCCGAGTTCCGGGTCGAACACCCGGCCTTAATCTTGTTCCAATATGTGGATGACCTCCTCCTAGCAGCCAGAACCCAAGCGGAATGTTTAAGAGGCACTCGGGCCCTTTTGACTAAACTGGGACAGAAGGGCTATCGGGCTTCGGCCAAGAAGGCCCAGATTTGCCAAAGCAAGGTCATTTACCTGGgttacaccctggagggaggacagagatggctcacGAAAGCAAGGAAGGAGGCCATAATCTCCATACCCCCTCCAAGGAACCCCCGCCAGGTGCGAGAGTTCTTAGGTACAgccggctactgccgcctctggatcCCAGGTTTTGCCGAGATGGCTGCCCCATTATATCCTCTCACCAAGCCCGATGTCATGTTCCACTGGGGAGAGGAGCAACAGCAGGCCTTTCAACAAATTAAGAGGACTTTACTCAAGTCACCAGCTCTTGGCTTGCCAGATCTGACTAAGCCTTTTGAACTATTTGTGGACGAGAACTCAGGCTTTGCAAAAGGAGTACTGGTACAGAGACTGGGGCCATGGAAGAGACCTATAGCTTATCTCTCCAAGAAATTGGACCCAGTGGCTGCAGGTTGGCCCCCTTGTCTGCACATGGTAGCCGCCATCGCTGTCTTGCTCAAGGACGCAGGGAAACTGACTTTGGGACAGCCATTAACTGTGTTAgcctcccatgcggtggaagctCTGGTCCGGCAGCCTCCAGATAAATGGCTCTCAAATTCCAGGATGACCCACTACCAGGCTCTGTTGTTAGACACAGACCGAGTGGTGTTCGGACCAGTTGTCTCCCTCAATCCCGCCACCCTGCTGCCCTTGCCAGATCCGTCAGAGGAGCACAATTGCCTCCAGATTCTGGCAGAGGCCCATGGTACCCGCTCCGACCTAACAGATCAACCGCTGTCGAACCCAGATTTCATCTGGTTCACGGATGGGAGCAGCTTTCTTCAAGAAGGAGAACGGAGGGCTGGAGCAGCAGTCACTACTGCAACAGAGGTAATTTGGGCCTCACCACTGCCGCCCGGAACATCGGCCCAAAGGGCAGAGCTGGTCgcactgacccaggccctccggatggtGGAAGGTAAGAGACTCACGGTCTATACTGATAGCAGATATGCCTTCGCTACTGCCCATGTACATGGAGAAATATACTGGAGGAGAGGCCTCCTGACCTCAGAGGGCAAGgaaattaagaacaaaaaagaaattttagaccTCTTAAGGGCTTTGTTCCTCCCACATCAGCTCAGCATTATACACTGTCCCGGGCACCAGAAGGATGACTCTATAATAGCACGGGGAAATCGGCTGGCCGATCTGACGGCCCGGACAGTGGCCTTACAACCCCCCCAGGGGCGACGAGCTGCTGGTCTTGCAGGACAACCAACAGCCAAGCAGAGACCCCATGCCCtacagcccggaggaccaggaactagcaaagaaaatgggggcggaatggagcCCCGAACGACAAGCTTACATCATAGATGACAAATTGGTTATGCCAACTTCCCACACAAAATACATGCTCAAATTCCTCCACGCGCTAACCCACTtaagcaaaaacaagatgaaggcccttctggctgatgaggcctcgaacactgtattattaaatcaggaacaggtcctccaacaggtgacttccagctgccctgcttgtgcccaagtcaacTCAGGAAAAACCCATCTGAACGGAGGAAGCCGCCTGCGAGGCCACCGCCCCggagtccattgggaacttgacttcactgaggtaaaacccAGGCTATATGGAtacagataccttctggtttttgtagacactttttcaggatggacgGAGGCTTTTCCTACTAAGAAAGAAACTGCTACCGTGgtaaccaagaaactcctggatgacatctttcccaggtatggaatgccccagatattggggtcagacaatgggcccgccttcatctcccaggtaagtcagaaggtggccaggctattggggatcAATTGGAAACTTCATTGTGCATAccgcccccagagctcaggacaggtagaacgcatgaatagaaccattaaggagactttaaccaaattaacgcttgcaactggcactagagattgggtgctcctactcccactagccctttaccgagcccggaatactcctgggcctcacggcctaaccccgtttgagattttatatgggacccccccaccaataataaacttccttcaccctgatatctcctcttttgccactagccctaccctggaggcgcaccttcaagccctccaactggtacaaaagacGGTGTGGAAACCCCTGGCCGATGCCTACCGGGAGCAACTGAATCGCCCGGTGGTgcctcacccattcaagattggGGACTCTGTCTGGGTCCGACGCCACCAATCCAAGAACCTAGAGCCGAGGTGGAAAGGACCATACACTGTCTTGCTAACTACTCCCACTGCACTCAAGGTTGACGGGATAGCAGCGTGGGTCCACGCGTCACATGTGAAGGCCGCCAAAGAACCCGACGAAGCCGAGAGCACCAAGACGTCTACATGGAAAATTCAACGTTCtccaaacccactaaagataagacttaccCGTGGGTCCCCCTAATTCCCCTGAtagccctcctaacgttaggaggggcATCACCAGAGAGCCCCCACCTGGTTAAGAAAATTACCTGGCAGGTCATTTCCCAGACTGGAGACATGGTCTGGTCCACGACTGCTCAACACGCCCCTAACACATGGTGGCCCTTCTTGACTCCCAAAATATGTGATCTAGTCGCTAGGCTTGATACCTGGGATATCCCCGAATACACCCACATTAATAGGCCCCCTGTCCTAGATTCAGACCACAACAATATTATGTTCCGGAAGAAGCGGGCCATACagactggggatagaacccaaggGCACTATATAGCCGACTCGCCTGGCTGTCGAACACAGTCAGCCTATAGAAAGCTGCAGCAGACCCAGCTGTATGTATGCCCTAGGGACGGAAGGGATTGGAATACGGCTTACAAATGTGGGGGACTAGAATCTCTGTATTGTGCAAAATGGGGATGCGAAACGACCGGGGACGCATACTGGGAGCCTAgttccagttgggatctcatcaGGGTGGGACGAAGCCGGAAGGGAGAAGATTCACTAAACATTTCCTTCACCCCGAAGGGCACAAAGTTCTCTTCATGGACTGATGGCCGATCTTGGGGAGTTAGGTTCTATATGACAGGAGCAGACAAGGGATTTACTttccaaataaagcaaaaaatagaatcagttaaCGTTCATGTGGGCCCCAACCCTCTTCTCCCAGAACAAAAGTCACCCTCGCAACCGGAGAGGGCCCCAGCCCAGCTCCCCCACCTGTCTACTACAATGTCTCCTACAGTTAGCCTGTCCACCACTGCTTCCCTTGTAATACCGGGCACTGGAGATAGGCTCCTAGAATTAATCCAAGGAGCATATCTAACCCTCAACCTTactgccccaaacaaaaccagaagctgctGGCTTTGCCTAATTTCAAGTCCCCCTTACTATGAAGGGGTTGCTGTTACGGGGAAATTTACTAACCATACTACCCCATCCACAGAATGCACCCGCACCCCTCAACATAGGTTGACCCTATCCAAAGTTGCGGGACAAGGATTATGTATAGGAAAGATGCCCAGGTCTCACCAGTTCCTATGCAATACCACCCAACATATGACCGGGGGCTCTTACTACCTGCTAGCCCCCACTGGAACCTATTGGGCCTGCAGCACTGGGTTGACTCCATGTATTTCTATGGCAATACTTAATCTGACCTCTGATTATTGTATACTGATAGAATTATGGCCCAAAATTATCTATCATAACCCCGAATATGTATTTACCTATTATGAGGAACGATACAGGTTCCCTCGAGAGCCAATGACTATGACCATGGCCTTACTGCTGGGGGGATTAACTGTCGGGGGTATGGCCGCAGGTATAGGAACTGGCACTGCGGCACTCATGGAAACTGCACAATTCAAACAACTACAGATGGCTATGCACACTGACATCCAGGCCCTAGAGGAATCCATAAGTGCCCTGGAAAAATCCCTTACATCGCTATCTGAGGTTGTTTTACAAAACAGGAGGGGGTTAGACATcctcttcctacaagaaggtggcCTATGTGCGGCCATTaaagaagaatgttgcttctatgcagatcatactggagtagtcagggataacatggctaaattaagagaaagattaaaacagagacaacaactaTTCGAGTCACAACAGGGATGGTTTGAAGGATGGTTCCAAAGGTCACCCTGGTTTACCACCCTTATTTCCACCATCATGGGCCCCCTAATCAtcctcctgctcattttattatttgggccatG is a genomic window containing:
- the LOC118577434 gene encoding LOW QUALITY PROTEIN: uncharacterized protein LOC118577434 (The sequence of the model RefSeq protein was modified relative to this genomic sequence to represent the inferred CDS: substituted 1 base at 1 genomic stop codon); this encodes MGQTVTTPLSLTLGHWSDMKARASNEGLVIKKKKWITLCKADWVTMNVGWPREGTFNLSLILQVEGKVFAPAPHGHPDQVPYIAIWKLLATNPPPWVKPFLFLPAPPAFPPTAPLPPLAPPTSSLYPILPRKDPPKTPVLPADSNSPLIDLLTEDPPPYPGNPAREAAVHGPAAPAAPAAPSPIAGRLRGKRDEPAKVSRAFPLREGPSHQLQYWPFSASDLYNWKQHNPPFSKDPVALTNLIESILVTHQPTWDDCQQLLQTLLTVEEKQRVFLETRKQVPGDDGRPTQLPNVIDAAFPLTRPNWDFMTPEGREHLRLFRQLLLAGLRGAARRPTNLAQVRNVVQGKDETPAAFLERLKEAYRMYTPYDPEDPGQAPSVILSFIYQSSPDIRAKLQRLEGLNSFNLSDLLTKVLAAVVSQGQVREGVRKGDQKRIPLDKDQCAYCKARGHWARDCPKKPRGPKKTKTGATNLLNLEDXGGQGQEPPPEPRITLKIGGQPVTFLVDTGAQHSVLTHTGGSLSDRTALVQGATGSRRYRWTTERKVQLASGQVTHSFLHIPDCPHPLLGRDLLTKLKAQIYFDDKGSTVTGPKGTPLQVLALRLEEEYRLFESESSKEPPEGIQGWLREFPSAWAETGGLGLAHDQPPLVIQLKASATHVSIKQYPMPREAHEGIKPHIQRLLDQGVLVPCRSPWNTPLLPVKKPGTGDYRPVQDLREVNKRVEDIHPTVPNPYNLLSTLPPTHIWYTVLDLKDAFFCLRLHPQSQLLFAFEWRDPEMGLSGQLTWTRLPQGFKNSPTLFDEALHSDLAEFRVEHPALILFQYVDDLLLAARTQAECLRGTRALLTKLGQKGYRASAKKAQICQSKVIYLGYTLEGGQRWLTKARKEAIISIPPPRNPRQVREFLGTAGYCRLWIPGFAEMAAPLYPLTKPDVMFHWGEEQQQAFQQIKRTLLKSPALGLPDLTKPFELFVDENSGFAKGVLVQRLGPWKRPIAYLSKKLDPVAAGWPPCLHMVAAIAVLLKDAGKLTLGQPLTVLASHAVEALVRQPPDKWLSNSRMTHYQALLLDTDRVVFGPVVSLNPATLLPLPDPSEEHNCLQILAEAHGTRSDLTDQPLSNPDFIWFTDGSSFLQEGERRAGAAVTTATEVIWASPLPPGTSAQRAELVALTQALRMVEGKRLTVYTDSRYAFATAHVHGEIYWRRGLLTSEGKEIKNKKEILDLLRALFLPHQLSIIHCPGHQKDDSIIARGNRLADLTARTVALQPPQGRRAAGLAGQPTAKQRPHALHTLEAHLQALQLVQKTVWKPLADAYREQLNRPVVPHPFKIGDSVWVRRHQSKNLEPRWKGPYTVLLTTPTALKVDGIAAWVHASHVKAAKEPDEAESTKTSTWKIQRSPNPLKIRLTRGSP